The Terriglobales bacterium genomic interval AGAAGTAGCGCCTGCATCTGCATGCGCGCGCTCATCTCGAGGTAGATGCTGCGCCCGACCGCGCGCTGGAGATCCTCGCCGGTCACCGCCGAGCCGTGGCCGCGCATCAGCGTGGCCGGGCTCTTGCCCAGCGTTTTCGCCAGCGCCTTGCCGAGCTTGGCATCGCGCACCAGCAGGTCGGAGCCTTTCTTCACCTTGCGGATCTCGAAGTTCGGCAGCCCCGTGCCGATGAAGGACGCCATGTGGAAGAGCGCGCGCATCTTCACGCCGGTCACGCTGAACGGGATCACCGACGGCGAATGGTTGTGCACCACCGACATCACGTCGGGCCGCGCGCGGTAGATCTCGCCATGGATGAAGCGCTCGGACACCGAATCGCGCCCGCGCGCGTCGATGGGATTGCAGTCGAGGTCGTACTCCAGGATGTCCCCCGCCTGCACGGTCTCAGGCGCGATGGCGCGCGCCAGGAAGAAGCGGCCGGGATCGTCCGGCGAGCGCATGCTGACGTGGCCGTAAGCGTCGATCACGGCGTGCGCGGCGAGGATGCGGTTCGCCGCGACCAGGTCGTCGAGGAGGTCTTTGTCCATGGGGGCGCAAAGTTTGGCGCAGGTCCGCGGCTTGCGGCAATACCAAACATGAACGGAGGCGCCATGCGTCCTACGCACCCGATCGCGCTGGTCGCCGTCCTGGCGCTCGGCGCCTGCAGCGAAATGTCGCGCTTGCCGGATTCCGCGACCACCGGCCCCAATCCCACCCTGCCCGAGCCGACCCGCTCCCTCATCCCCACGGTGAAGGTCGCGCCAGCCAGGGGTTGGCCTGACGGAGTCACGCCGAAGGCGGCGCCCGGCACGCAGGTCAGCGCGTTCGCCACCGGCCTTCAGCATCCGCGCTGGCTCTACGTGTTGCCGAACGGCGACGTGCTGGTGGCGGAAACCAACGCGCCCGAGCGGCCGGAGGAAGGCAAGGGCATCAGGGGCCGCGCGATGAAGCACTTCCAGAAAAAAGCGGGCGCCGGCGTGCCGAGCGCGAACCGCATCACGCTCTTGCGCGACGCGGACGGGGACGGCGTGGCCGAGGTGCGCGAAGCGTTCCTTGAAGGGCTCAACTCGCCGTTCGGCATGGCGCTGGTCGGCGAGGTTCTTTACGTCGCGAACACCGACGCGGTCGTGCGCTTTTCCTACCGGAATGGTCGAATCGATCCGAAAGGCGAAAAACTGGTCGACCTTCCCGCCGGTCCGCGCAACCACCACTGGACCAAGAACCTGATCGCGACGCCCGAGGGAGGAAATGAGGCAGCGCGCCTGTACGTTACCGTCGGCTCGAACAGCAACGTCGCCGAGAACGGCATCGAGGAAGAGGAGGGCCGCGCGGCGATCTGGGAGGTCGACGCGAAAACCGGCAAGCACCGCGTGTTCGCCTCGGGCATGCGCAATCCGAACGGCCTCGGGTGGGAGCCG includes:
- a CDS encoding sorbosone dehydrogenase family protein, whose product is MRPTHPIALVAVLALGACSEMSRLPDSATTGPNPTLPEPTRSLIPTVKVAPARGWPDGVTPKAAPGTQVSAFATGLQHPRWLYVLPNGDVLVAETNAPERPEEGKGIRGRAMKHFQKKAGAGVPSANRITLLRDADGDGVAEVREAFLEGLNSPFGMALVGEVLYVANTDAVVRFSYRNGRIDPKGEKLVDLPAGPRNHHWTKNLIATPEGGNEAARLYVTVGSNSNVAENGIEEEEGRAAIWEVDAKTGKHRVFASGMRNPNGLGWEPKTGALWTVVNERDELGSDLVPDYLTSVRDGGFYGWPYRYYGSNVDKRVEPQRPELVARAIKPDYALGNHVAPLGLAMTAAGAYVGQHGSWNRRPPSGYNVVFIPFRDGRPSGQPVPVLEGFLDERGNAYGRPVGVAIDKRGALLVADDVGNAVWRVTVSR
- a CDS encoding class II aldolase/adducin family protein, producing MDKDLLDDLVAANRILAAHAVIDAYGHVSMRSPDDPGRFFLARAIAPETVQAGDILEYDLDCNPIDARGRDSVSERFIHGEIYRARPDVMSVVHNHSPSVIPFSVTGVKMRALFHMASFIGTGLPNFEIRKVKKGSDLLVRDAKLGKALAKTLGKSPATLMRGHGSAVTGEDLQRAVGRSIYLEMSARMQMQALLLSSKVTYLDAAEVQASAPVQDYKRAWPLWREKALAQARGERA